CCCAGCCGTGCCCACCAGTTCACGAAAGCGACATTTGTTTTGAAACGAAAGCAGCCGGTTGCAGATGCAGAGTACACAGGACACCACCCACTCCTGGGGGATGGGAGGGACGGTAGGTGCCGTTATAACGACGCAATAAATGACGAAACCATGACGACAAGATGAGACGCCCACTTGAACATGAATAATGAAAAGCAGCCCTCTCTCAATACATCCTTTCCCCCAGACTCCAGACTCCCAGATTCCAGCTGGCAGTTGGCGGTGTTCAGACCCAGTTCCCAGTCTATCGTTTCTCTAGATGTGTCATTTCTAATGATATCCTTGGATATAGGGGCCTTAATAATAGGTTATCTGAGATCTGGAAAGAGCTCTTAATTAAATGGGTTCTGAAAACTTAAAATTATATCAGATTAAAGTACAAGATCTAATACATCTTAAATACTAATACAAACTAATCTAAtacatgtatattttattaaatctcCGTATtagctttttgttttatttactcATCCAATTTTGTGAATACAGGTcttaatattttatgtattttttggcTAAAACGAAACCTGTTAGTGTCTCCATCTATGATTCATAGACTCACCTCTATGTTTTCCACATCGAAGTAGCAGAGTGTCCGCTTGGTCAGCTCGAACCAGCGATGTTTGTAGTTCACTGGCGTGAAGCGCTTCTTGTTCTGGGCCCTTTTCACCATCGACCCACTCTTGACAATGTCGTACAATCTCTCCGACATTTTGTCCATCTTGGCCTGGAACGATTTGGAGCTCGATCGGATCGAGGAGGATGACTTGATGCTGCCATTGACATGGGAGTTTCGCTGCTTAGTACCCAGCATTTTGACCAGAAATAGTGTCTGAAATGGAGGTAAACTATTAGATGGATAAATATTAGATGGCCATAAGTTTATGGAAATGTTTGGAGCTAAAAATAAGCCCTTGTAGATAGTATTtagattatatattatttttaaaaataactcaaaaCAACCTAATtatctaaaaatattcaagACTAATGGTATAAATAGTTCCCAATGCTGCAGAATTGATTTCGCAGATGGCCAATATTGTCATATAGCTACTCAATGGGTTAAAATTAGAAGCAGACACTCTCAAAAAATTGGTTACAACACTCGGCGAAGACAAGGCCATAAATTAGCTTTTTGGGGGGAgggcgtgggcgtgggcgTGCGAATCTGGAGCCAATGACCGCGTCGGATATTGAAACACTACTACTGCAACATTGGGAGTTACCTGGCTGACTAATTGCTGTGGGCGTTACGGCTGACATCAATCAGAATGGAAGAGCGGAAAGTGGAGAACTACAAGTATAGAGATATAGGGGGAATTAAAGGCTGGCTGGCAGACAAGTCAAGCAACAAATCGAGCGATTAAACGGACAATTAATTAGCCCCCGACTAGACAGGAGTTACTTATGCACATAAGCAGTGATCGCTCGCGCTGACCTTGAAGCCCGAGTGGCCTGCGGATTAAAGGATTAGCCCCCAAAAGCCCCGACGCGGCTCCATCACTCCACTCGAAGCGGGAAGCGAGTACACAAACAAACGGCTCGTTGAAGCGGAGAGTCCAGACTCGAGACGATCTCTGGAATTATCGCACTTCAACAAAAGCTAACAAGAGGCACTAAAGAGGAACAGGAGCGGAgtgcagagagagaaaaatgtttagaaatttcttaaatcattaataatttttataatttttgttaaaaacatttaaataattttaactaaattatttaataaaatataatataaattttatatttatttttaaaaaccctTTCTGATCTTAAATCCGCTCCTGTTCCTGTTGAGAGAACAAGAACAGACGCGTCTGCTGGCACatggaaataaacaaaagaaaagcGACAAATGCGATCTACTCGGCTCCTGCTCCTTCGCCCACCCCACCCTCTCACTTTAATCAAGCAGGGTTGccacaaaacagaaaaaaaaagaaaataatgaaaagacactgcaagaaaataaatataacttagtttttaaagaaaaatatataattctaggtttttaattttatttatatatataaaataatatattttaaattctttgtataaaaaacattttattaaatatttttcgcaGTGCATTGAGCCATCCGCGCATGGCCATaagtaataaaataaacacgGACCGTGGCGATGGcacaaaatggaaaaaaggATGGCAAAAGGCAGAAGGCGCAATGTGTACATAAATCTTTTTGGAGGAGCGAGAGGCCCAAAAGACCTGGAGCTGTagatggagctggagctggattTTATGCACATACTTTTACAGATACTATATggagatatatatacatatacgtaTAATGCAGACGTATGTACGTTTATATAGCGGGCGTGGCCTGGCAACCCGTTTTTGACTTTGAATTTCGCCACGCTTAGTTTGTATTCTTCTTTGCcatttaattttggttttattttttttttgtttattgtcgCGCTTTTTCTAGCTTTCTGAAAGAAGAAGAACATAACTGCGACCTTTGCAAGAATTTCGTTCTAATTGGAAAATGAGATACCTTTTGGGGTGATCAGTATTCCCAGGCATTGGTTATCAGTACCGTTCCTTTGTCATTCTTATCAGCACGACCCCCACCAATAGTTGCAAGCGCAGCTTACTGCCCGATAACCACCGGGGCGGAACAAAAGGCGAAATTCGATAGCCAGAAGGAGAGTGGAtagtggaaaataaaaaaaaaataaaataaaattgataacTGTGCCAGTTTTACTTACCACAAGTAGTGGCGTTGATTGAGCAATTTGAAGCAATGACCGGACAGCATAacaaacacaacaacaacaacacaagaCAAGAGGCAACAGACACTAACAACAAATCTCAATTGGAGAGAATTTGTGGGAGCACAAcataaacaacaacacaaaTTACTTTCGTTTGCCGTCGCGGCGATCAAGAAgggaaaaaatcaagaaattaACAACCGTCCAACCGACCGACCGGCTTGGGGGCCTGCGaataaaaaactttataaacaaaatcGCAGGCACCAGCTGACACGCATCATACACGAAAAAAACACCCGCGTACGCCAGCAACAGGCTAATTCCTGGAATTTCTCTGCGACTGCACTTGCACTTTCGATAATTTCCGGCACGATTTCTGGAACTTGAACTATTTATTCAGCCGATGCTGAACGGCAGCAGATTTGTGCGGGActggttttataattttggctAATATTCAGTGATTACGAATTAAACGAGATCCGAACGCGCCGCCGCAACTTAGCTTTAGTGTGACCAAAGTGTGAGTGAAAAAAATCCCTACTCGGAATGGttggtatttttcaaaaggcatattctttgtttattttgaaaaaatactgTGTCCTTAACTAGTCAgcggtttttaaaaaataataagatcTACAAAAAATACAGTTACAAGTTCATAGAGTTTGGAAAGGAAAATGCGAGATGGAATTAAAATAGTATTCTCAATTCTCTTTCTTTTGGATGGAAGCTATTCGCCAGGCGCCAATCAGATATCGCAGCCAGATCATAAATAAATCAGTGCCCATTTGCAGCCAGGACCAGAACGGAGTCAACTTGGAGCCGTCGATTTCCGTCCAGCGAACAGCCACCTCGGACATGGGCACTTTAAGGCGCTCAGCCAGATACAGCAGCTCCACATCGAAGGCCCAGCGCTCCACATGAAGGCTGGTGAAGAGTTTACGGGCCGTGGAGCGGGTAAATAGCTTGAAGCCGCACTGGGTGTCTCGGATGGAGCGCACGGCAAATAGCCAGACCAGCAGGTGGAAGCCGTGCATCAAAATGGTTCTGCAAGCAACTAATATATAACTATTCAAGATAAAGTACTGAAGACTTCTCACCTGAAAAAGCTCCTCGTGGCAATGGCATCGTTTTCCAGATGAGCCCGCGATCCAATGGCAATACCATCTTCCCGCCACTCTGACGCCAAGGTTTTTAGCGCCTCTTCCAGTTTGTCGTAGTCGGGAAACTTGGTGGCACCATCGGCATCGGCGAAGAGCAAGTTCCGACCCCGGGCACTTAGCACACCCAGGCGAACAGCTCCACCCTTTCCACGGTTTTCGATAAGCTCCAGCACTCGCACCTTCTCGGCTCCATGCTTTTTGGAGTATCCTAAGGCTACAGCAACAGTGCCATCCTGGCTACCATCACTGACTACAATCACTTCATAAGTAAAGTTGGGATTTCCCGCCGATTTCTTCTCCAGGAAGGCCAGGCACTCGTCCAACATGGCAGGCACTGTAAAGAAACAATCAATCATGTGACGATTACTCATGTATTCATTAAAGAGGGACTGCAGGTAAAATATAGTGAAACCTCTTCTCTAAAAGGAAGTGACTCCAGCAACTTACATCGCTTTTCCTCATTATAGGCCGGTACAATGACACTGAGCTCCAAGGTTGGAGAATCGTCTAAGCTGGGAAATGCGATTGTTTTGATGGTGTGGGGGTCCAGGAAGGTGTCCTCATCCTTGTGCCTCTGGATGTTGGGGTAGGGCTTCGTTTTATACAGCAGTACGGCTATCACCTGGTAAATAAATAGTATCATAGATTATGATTTATAAgtgttttgattatttttgtaaaCTGACCAAGAACGCCGCTACTGCAACTGTAGAGAGCAGATAAAAACAGATCTGGAGCAGGCAGGCAAACATTGTCCGGCGGATTCGGTTGTCGGTTTATTTGAACAGGTGCCTGTGCTACCTGGCAGACATTACTTCCACAATTTGTG
This region of Drosophila bipectinata strain 14024-0381.07 chromosome 2L, DbipHiC1v2, whole genome shotgun sequence genomic DNA includes:
- the wol gene encoding dolichyl-phosphate beta-glucosyltransferase — its product is MFACLLQICFYLLSTVAVAAFLVIAVLLYKTKPYPNIQRHKDEDTFLDPHTIKTIAFPSLDDSPTLELSVIVPAYNEEKRLPAMLDECLAFLEKKSAGNPNFTYEVIVVSDGSQDGTVAVALGYSKKHGAEKVRVLELIENRGKGGAVRLGVLSARGRNLLFADADGATKFPDYDKLEEALKTLASEWREDGIAIGSRAHLENDAIATRSFFRTILMHGFHLLVWLFAVRSIRDTQCGFKLFTRSTARKLFTSLHVERWAFDVELLYLAERLKVPMSEVAVRWTEIDGSKLTPFWSWLQMGTDLFMIWLRYLIGAWRIASIQKKEN